A window from Pseudomonas frederiksbergensis encodes these proteins:
- a CDS encoding FAD-dependent monooxygenase gives MILILGAGPAGAAVALGLRRLGYPVTLVSEWRRFAALEGISLRVLEALRGAGLHQALADAALPSQRQVSWNGQQHAQNIEFLLDRPSFDRGLREDLRLAGVELIEGRVLTVQSSASGHRVEVEGREALLADFLVEARGRQAPALGKGLRGPETVSLLNRWQGAPGSTASAVESLEDGWAWMARRADGECYWQWTVDVASAELPGKAQLLDYCRQRRQGSALARAFFGVEPEHDLQLHARSSTAILCPQVCGEHWIRVGDAAMAVDPLSGNGIFQSLSSALQAPTVINTLLRKPERAALAQRFHRQRVEQLFLRFARIGRDFYADEQRWLDQPFWQARRQWPDAEVAHAEADFSSLRIERAPVLRDGYVDEAEVVITADQPLGIWHVQGVELAPLVRRLGTESADQVLAGLTVEQGRVVRSWLLSQGFKP, from the coding sequence ATGATTCTGATCCTTGGCGCAGGGCCCGCGGGAGCGGCGGTTGCCTTGGGTTTGCGTCGGCTCGGTTATCCCGTGACGCTGGTCAGCGAATGGCGGCGATTTGCGGCGCTGGAAGGCATTTCCCTTCGGGTGCTGGAAGCCTTGCGTGGCGCGGGGCTTCATCAAGCTTTGGCGGATGCGGCGCTGCCGTCTCAGCGGCAGGTGTCATGGAACGGTCAGCAGCATGCGCAAAACATCGAATTTTTACTGGATCGCCCGAGCTTTGATCGAGGCTTGCGCGAGGATCTGCGCCTGGCGGGCGTTGAGCTGATCGAAGGCCGAGTGCTGACGGTGCAGTCATCGGCTTCGGGGCATCGGGTCGAGGTCGAAGGGCGCGAGGCGCTGCTGGCGGATTTTCTGGTCGAGGCGCGCGGGCGTCAGGCTCCTGCGCTCGGCAAAGGCCTGCGCGGGCCGGAGACGGTCAGCCTGCTCAATCGCTGGCAAGGTGCGCCGGGCAGCACCGCCAGCGCGGTGGAAAGCCTTGAGGACGGCTGGGCCTGGATGGCCCGGCGAGCCGACGGTGAGTGTTACTGGCAATGGACGGTGGACGTGGCCAGTGCTGAGTTGCCGGGCAAAGCGCAATTGCTCGACTACTGTCGTCAACGGCGCCAAGGTTCGGCGTTGGCGCGGGCGTTTTTTGGTGTCGAGCCTGAACACGATCTACAGCTGCATGCCCGCAGCAGCACCGCGATTCTGTGCCCGCAGGTGTGTGGCGAGCACTGGATTCGGGTAGGGGATGCGGCGATGGCGGTGGATCCGCTGTCAGGCAACGGGATTTTTCAGTCCTTGTCCTCGGCGTTACAGGCGCCAACGGTGATCAACACGTTGTTGCGCAAACCCGAGCGAGCGGCGCTGGCCCAGCGCTTTCATCGGCAGCGGGTGGAGCAGCTGTTTTTGCGTTTTGCGCGGATCGGGCGGGATTTTTATGCCGATGAGCAGCGGTGGCTGGATCAGCCGTTCTGGCAGGCGCGGCGGCAGTGGCCGGATGCTGAGGTGGCGCATGCCGAGGCGGATTTTTCCTCGTTGAGAATCGAGCGTGCACCGGTGCTGCGCGATGGATATGTGGATGAGGCCGAGGTGGTGATCACGGCGGATCAGCCGCTGGGGATCTGGCATGTGCAAGGGGTTGAATTGGCGCCGTTGGTGCGGCGGTTGGGCACTGAATCTGCTGATC
- a CDS encoding S8 family serine peptidase, with translation MKPELRIGVVDSGHSAAQRVQVVAGRRFSLLADGMAESDLRDDPLGHGSAVIEAIGRRAPAAVFCVAQVFDQRGVTSALQIATAIDWLVAQDVRLINLSLGLRQDRSLLREACAAAVVRGILLCASSPAQGEGVFPANYPQVLRVTGDARCAEQEWSWLNSAQADFAACVHGTYPGQSGASLGCAALSGHIAGFLVEHPEASNEQVIEWLRENARYRGPERRFGA, from the coding sequence ATGAAACCTGAGCTGCGGATTGGTGTGGTGGATAGCGGGCACTCGGCGGCGCAGCGGGTGCAAGTGGTCGCCGGGCGGCGCTTTTCGTTGCTGGCCGATGGAATGGCCGAAAGCGATTTGCGCGACGATCCGCTGGGCCACGGCAGCGCGGTGATCGAGGCCATCGGTCGACGGGCGCCTGCGGCGGTATTTTGTGTGGCTCAGGTGTTCGACCAGCGCGGGGTCACCAGCGCGTTGCAGATTGCCACGGCGATTGACTGGCTGGTGGCGCAGGACGTTCGGCTGATCAATTTGAGCCTCGGTCTGCGGCAGGATCGCAGCCTGTTGCGTGAAGCCTGCGCGGCAGCGGTGGTGCGGGGCATCCTGCTGTGTGCGTCCAGCCCGGCGCAGGGCGAAGGAGTATTTCCGGCGAATTATCCACAGGTGCTGCGGGTGACCGGCGATGCCCGTTGCGCCGAACAGGAATGGTCGTGGCTCAACAGCGCTCAAGCGGATTTTGCCGCGTGTGTGCATGGCACCTATCCGGGGCAGTCCGGCGCCAGCCTCGGCTGCGCGGCGTTGAGCGGGCACATTGCGGGTTTCCTGGTTGAACATCCCGAGGCGAGCAACGAACAGGTCATTGAGTGGCTGCGAGAAAACGCCCGTTATCGCGGCCCTGAACGGCGCTTCGGCGCATGA